The sequence below is a genomic window from Bombus pyrosoma isolate SC7728 linkage group LG9, ASM1482585v1, whole genome shotgun sequence.
aataatatgctacaaaaatttaatcgaaaaaatGCCCATTAATTAtgcaatattaattcatattattcgacggattattattactattgaTGATCATCAgatatttaatctttaatcCATCCAGGTATTTAATGCAAATACTACGAAGTAGATAAATTTTACTACACATACTTACATAGATAGAATGAAAACatactacaatatatttagttataaCATACTGCTAGAtacatagataaaaatatgagaaacATCAGGATATAAGAGGGCTAGGTAGATGTTTCCAAATGTCATTGTTAccttggaaaattaataagtCGGTGCATGATAGGGGTTGTAACGTGCGTAATTATTTAGCTGGTACAGCAGAAAAGGAACGTAGGTCGGTGAACAGAGGTGAGGTATATTAAATGCGTGTACTAACTACCTGGGCTACGTGATGAAGCATTCCATTACACATGACTTAGCATCACGACGATCGTCGACAGTTTCATGGAGGGAATTTCATAGCTCTCCATTAGCTCCTTTGCCAGCATGATAATGGCTCTTTGATTACAGAGACGCAAATGCATTTAGCCAGCGCGTATCCCTGCAGGCTAGTTCACAAGATTCGATACGATCAACCACGCGACCAATGACTAAACGTTTTGCAAACTTTTATGCTTCCGGATCAATGTTTTGAGTtgattctttttacaaatgtCTCTAACACAATAATCGAGGGGACGAAATGGTAAACGATTTTCGATAAGAATTAACGAATCACtccttttatattaatttttgccCTTTCGTTATTTGTCACTTGAAAGCTGctattttttacattgattaaatttacttttacgttatagtttcatttttatcatccTTTCTTTGAAaagctaaaaataaattattgtcgCACTCACATCTTTCCATCGCATTCTTCGCCTCTTCTCAGTGATAAAGCTtgcaatttctattcttttcgaatttacattgtttatcattttcaattactCGATTACTATGCGCGAAACTTCGTTTCCAAGAGAATTGAGTACAATcgttattattcgtttctatagtaataaataatacagcgATCTTGCCGCAAATTAGATGTGAGagtttcgatgaaattaagatcatttatcattgttatttccaattattcggtgcaatttaaattttctgccCCGAATAGCCGTCCTAGATTGCGTCAATAATTTCAACATATTATAGCGGGATACACGTATATTTTGTTGTTTCATCGCTCTGTCATATTGTACTATTTACGTTTCCCGGATTAGACAGAAATTTGATAAGCGAGTTCTTGGTCAATTATACAGAATTTCATGTAAACGCATTCTCCCAAAACGATCCGCGCAAATTCATTTGTCATTGTGGATTACATTCACTTAGTTGGAAATTTGATAATGGCGAAAATGTGATTTCATCGATTCATTCCTGGTTAACCTCAAACTTAGTTAAATGCCAAACTAGGAATGCATTTCGTTCATTGTAAGTGTTCGCTGTCTGCTGTTAGCacatttattaacatatttataatattcatgaTGGAACAGATTGCATTGAGAAATTTAAGCAATCTCTcggtagaaattaatttcttaatgtaaagataaaaatatcatgtGACTCGTActatattgaataaatttgaatttattactGCAGCAGctttaatttatgtttatagtaatatatgtatatgtagctTGAATTAACTTaggacaaaattaaattttatagaaatttatcgaaattttatggaaaaatatatagagtgCAAAGAGAGACATTTTGcacgttttaaaaaattgataagtacactcaatttacataaaatattttccatacaTGTAACAGATCAATTTGTAGAATtaactaatatttataacaattatcaTTGGTCATACTTAtgtttgatttaattaattataatcatatacatcaatcatttttaaaacCAGACAGAAagttgtttatattatatgtttctCGGTAtagtaatgaaaattgaacaCATTTGGAATGGCATTCCTTTACATCGATCGGATAAAGAGCGATTTTCAACGATACGATCACTGTCTCCCACGTAAAACAAGCTACAGAAGATGGTGTCCGGAAATTGTCATAAAACGTCTAAGTAACCAAGGCTTTgacgattattatatttccaaaaaGTTTCCAGTTAAAAAGGACTGTATGGATTTCACACctaaaataccaaaaattgTCACGATCGGTTTAAAATTGGATCATcagaacaataataataaaaatgctcACCAATTTTGGGGCATAGCCATTATCAAGAATATTTTGATGCGCTATCTTAGCTTTATTCACAggtattttcagtttaatttgttttattgacCTGCTAagagtattttttttttctttcaaaaaataacaatttcgaCATATCTGCCCAAATCAAAGTCCAATAACGAACTATTCATAGAgcaaaagtattattattttacctaatatgattaaataactaaaatttgtactgtttaacaattaaatgatttaaattaaaagcatTTGCAGATATAAAAGCATTTCATGGAAAACCAGTCACAACGTAATTGGTAGTGATCCGTGGTacgttttctccttttcttacAACTCGGTCTTTTGCTGTACCCACACTTCGAATCATACAACGCTACATTGCACACATGTACATTCACCACGCGACTGTGAGGTATTACACAATCGCAATTTTTCGAAGAAACATTCTTGCAAACTAGAGCCATGCGACGATGAGCGCATCGATCAGTGCcaatttatagaaaacacaaagaagaaaaaagatgctTGTAACGATAATACGTTCGTTGCTGATAAAATCGATAACAGACAATCGGATTATACGGTGACAAAATCTACTAAATTCGTATCGGAAAGCGAATACAATTCTCGTCGTACCACATATAACAGGTCTTATAATAATCAAATCgtaaagacaaagaaaaatgtttcttgtCAAACGGACAGATCGTATCCTATAAAATCGGAAAAGCATGTTAAACAtaatcaaaaagaaaattatagttCAACGAACGCATCGTCTTCTAAAGACATTAAGACAATCTTCGCGACTGACCGCGCGAATTTCGATAGCGAAAGGAGTAAGACAAATTTAGAATTGCTAGGAACTCGGTATATGAAGAAAATAGCATCGAGAAAACACAGAAGCAACACAACAGACAAAAGGCTGAGAAAATACGATACGAAGAATTCGTCGAGAATTtgtggaaaagaaaataagtttGTCAAACTTAAAAGACACggaacgattaaaaaaattaatttattatcagaaACTTTCTTCGATAGTAGCAGCGTGACAAATTTCGCCAGTGATAATCTGACGAAAATACTGCGAAAGTACAATAGGAGAAAAGGAGCCTTGATCGAAAACAAAAAGTATGATCTTCAAAGAATGTTGAATAACAGGATGGAGAACAACGTCGATATATCTGAATCGACAGCTTGCAACGACACGTATTTTATAGATAGTACAGACCGCGtagaagacgaagaaggaaTTATGCTTGAAAATTCTGTTCCCGTTGAATCTAATGTAAATTCACCAGAAACTTCAAACGTGTCATGGAAATCGAACAATTATTTGGTCGAAGATAAAACTTCCGAAGTGATGATCCTTGGAAACGTGAAGAAACGATTGGAAGAAGACTATGATGATTATTTTTCGCTTCACGATGACGATCTTTTCCACGATGCAGAGGattcaaatgatattttagaaatagatCAACCTTCTACAGAAGTTACTACGAATCATTATGATTactatcgatacacgttatataatatttactccAACGAACCGAAATCTATACTGATGGCAGCTTCGGCAACGAAGCACCAAAA
It includes:
- the LOC122570688 gene encoding uncharacterized protein LOC122570688; the protein is MAFLYIDRIKSDFQRYDHCLPRKTSYRRWCPEIVIKRLSNQGFDDYYISKKFPVKKDCMDFTPKIPKIVTIGLKLDHQNNNNKNAHQFWGIAIIKNILMRYLSFIHSICRYKSISWKTSHNVIGSDPWYVFSFSYNSVFCCTHTSNHTTLHCTHVHSPRDCEVLHNRNFSKKHSCKLEPCDDERIDQCQFIENTKKKKDACNDNTFVADKIDNRQSDYTVTKSTKFVSESEYNSRRTTYNRSYNNQIVKTKKNVSCQTDRSYPIKSEKHVKHNQKENYSSTNASSSKDIKTIFATDRANFDSERSKTNLELLGTRYMKKIASRKHRSNTTDKRLRKYDTKNSSRICGKENKFVKLKRHGTIKKINLLSETFFDSSSVTNFASDNLTKILRKYNRRKGALIENKKYDLQRMLNNRMENNVDISESTACNDTYFIDSTDRVEDEEGIMLENSVPVESNVNSPETSNVSWKSNNYLVEDKTSEVMILGNVKKRLEEDYDDYFSLHDDDLFHDAEDSNDILEIDQPSTEVTTNHYDYYRYTLYNIYSNEPKSILMAASATKHQKTKQELTEQSVQTSRNCTSSIHKFRFSNSNLNCNHSSLREQECSPSSSIEYCSARDISLSKLQSSHDNCFSNDVSFKDDNMFQDTREFFDHIPVDCYTVSCYQRNSTPNFSNSPKLITESLDSGTLTDCSPDQFRITSNERPNEESEKKVRAEWKGYVRKVDLLPTYDFDTDSSYSDESLNRRIDVVIKEFTENLILSERTAKTKLRKMENSTRHRQTSKRRKNRQQQAQRVKGCISKRSSTSKFESSPRLNDDDWVISSSTPPLFSFSDSEIDHL